Proteins co-encoded in one Brassica oleracea var. oleracea cultivar TO1000 chromosome C4, BOL, whole genome shotgun sequence genomic window:
- the LOC106337666 gene encoding CDPK-related kinase 7-like produces the protein MGLCHGKPNEHQSKQSLSITTNEEEEEEEAPKTPLNLFSPFPSLFKTSSPAVSSSSVSSTPLRIFKRPFPPPSPAKHIRAFLARRHGSSTKPDQASIPEGSECEVGLDKAFGFSKQFGSYYEIDGEVGRGHFGFTCSAKGKKGSLKGHHVAVKVIPKSKMTTAIAIEDVRREVKILKALTGHKNLVQFYDAFEDDENVYIVMELLKGGELLDKILQRGGKYSEEDAKKVMVQILSVVAYCHLQGVVHRDLKPENFLFRTKDETSPLKAIDFGLSDYVRPDERLNDIVGSAYYVAPEVLHRTYGTEADMWSIGVIAYILLCGSRPFWARSESGIFRAVLKTEPNFEEAPWPSLSPDAVDFVKLLLNKDYRKRLTAAQALCHPWLAGSHELKIPSDMIIYKLVKVYIMSSSLRKTAISALAKTLTVPQLTYLREQFNLLGPSKNGYISMQNYKTAIMKSSTEATKDSRILDFVDMISCLQYKKLDFEEFCASALSVHQLEAMGTWEKHARRAYELFEKDGNRVIMIEELASELGLGPSVPVHVVLQDWIRHSDGKLSFLGFVKLLHGVSSRTLQKA, from the exons ATGGGTCTCTGTCACGGAAAACCTAACGAACACCAATCGAAACAGAGCCTCTCAATCACCACCAACGAGGAGGAGGAGGAGGAGGAGGCACCCAAGACTCCTCTCAATCTGTTTAGCCCATTCCCTAGCCTCTTCAAAACCTCATCACCTGCCGTATCCTCCTCTAGCGTGAGCTCCACGCCACTTCGCATCTTCAAGCGACCTTTCCCACCTCCTTCACCCGCTAAGCACATACGCGCCTTCCTCGCGCGTCGTCACGGCTCCTCCACTAAGCCTGACCAAGCTTCGATCCCTGAAGGGAGTGAGTGTGAGGTTGGCCTTGATAAGGCTTTCGGATTCTCCAAGCAGTTTGGTTCGTACTATGAGATTGATGGTGAGGTGGGTCGTGGTCATTTTGGGTTTACTTGCTCTGCTAAGGGGAAGAAAGGTAGCTTGAAAGGTCATCATGTGGCTGTCAAAGTTATTCCCAAATCAAAG ATGACTACGGCAATTGCAATTGAGGATGTTAGAAGAGAAGTTAAGATATTGAAGGCGTTGACTGGTCACAAGAACCTAGTCCAGTTCTATGATGCCTTTGAAGATGATGAGAATGTTTACATTGTCATGGA GTTATTGAAAGGAGGTGAACTACTGGACAAAATACTTCAAAG GGGAGGCAAATACTCAGAAGAGGATGCTAAGAAAGTAATGGTTCAGATTCTTAGTGTAGTAGCATACTGTCATCTTCAAGGTGTGGTTCACCGTGACCTCAAACCTGAG AATTTTCTCTTCCGTACAAAGGACGAGACTTCTCCTCTGAAAGCCATTGATTTTGGTCTCTCCGACTATGTCAGACCTG ATGAGAGGTTGAATGACATTGTAGGAAGTGCTTACTACGTGGCCCCTGAAGTGTTACACCGTACATATGGAACTGAAGCAGATATGTGGAGCATTGGAGTGATTGCTTATATACTTCTCTGTGGTAGCAGACCCTTTTGGGCCCGTTCTGAATCTGGAATCTTCAGAGCTGTTCTTAAAACAGAACCCAATTTTGAAGAAGCTCCTTGGCCATCTCTTTCACCTGATGCTGTAGATTTCGTGAAACTTTTGCTGAACAAAGACTACCGTAAGAGACTAACTGCTGCACAAGCTTTGT GTCATCCGTGGCTGGCGGGTTCACATGAATTAAAGATACCATCTGATATGATCATTTACAAGCTCGTCAAAGTATACATTATGTCTTCTTCTTTGAGGAAAACAGCTATATCG GCGCTTGCCAAAACATTAACTGTACCGCAGCTGACTTATCTGCGTGAGCAATTTAATCTGTTGGGACCAAGCAAAAACGGATATATCTCAATGCAGAACTACAAAACT GCGATCATGAAGAGTTCGACAGAGGCTACGAAGGATTCAAGAATCTTGGATTTTGTAGACATG ATTAGTTGTCTTCAGTACAAGAAACTAGACTTTGAAGAGTTTTGCGCTTCGGCTTTAAGTGTTCATCAGCTAGAAGCAATGGGAACTTGGGAGAAACACGCACGCCGTGCTTATGAGCTGTTTGAGAAGGATGGAAACAGAGTCATCATGATCGAGGAACTTGCATCG GAGCTCGGTCTTGGTCCATCAGTCCCAGTTCATGTTGTTCTTCAGGATTGGATAAGACATTCTGATGGCAAGCTAAGTTTCTTGGGTTTTGTCAAACTCTTACACGGTGTGTCCTCTCGGACATTGCAGAAAGCGTAA
- the LOC106338580 gene encoding uncharacterized protein LOC106338580 → MGFLDLEKHFAFYGAYHSNPINIVIHICLDKKSGFVVALMCFACWVGSSVFADRLGPSLAVKSLIDYSEESGFEETHIVESVSWDDLERNAASKAGGCSKRHHSWRSHQHDSSRKDDESPGNLYELWRQEQNIIAARLDKELKSRWELDELIEEQLSRYQSHYFKTMVSTSLKDVSNLLMPTWIPPHELAAVSWLGYRLMSWLLCPGLDTAS, encoded by the exons ATGGGATTTCTCGATCTCGAGAAGCACTTCGCCTTCTACGGTGCTTACCACAGCAACCCAATCAACATCGTAATCCACATCTGCTTGGATAAGAAATCTGGGTTCGTTGTGGCTCTCATGTGTTTCGCTTGCTGGGTCGGTTCCAGTGTCTTCGCTGATCGATTAGGACCTTCTCTTGCCGTAAAG TCTCTTATTGATTATAGTGAAGAGAGTGGATTTGAGGAAACCCACATTGTGGAATCAGTTTCATGGGATGATCTTGAGAGAAACGCTGCTAGTAAAGCCGGTGGTTGTTCTAAAAGACATCACTCCTGGAGATCTCACCAGCACGACTCTTCTAGAAAAG ATGACGAATCACCTGGAAACTTGTACGAACTGTGGAGGCAAGAACAGAATATCATAGCTGCAAGACTAGACAAGGAGCTTAAATCCAGGTGGGAGCTTGATGAGCTGATTGAAGAACAGCTGAGCAGATACCAGTCGCATTACTTCAAGACCATGGTTTCAACCTCCTTGAAGGATGTCTCTAACCTTCTCATGCCCACCTGGATACCGCCTCATGAGCTGGCTGCTGTGTCCTGGCTTGGA TACCGCCTCATGAGCTGGCTGCTGTGTCCTGGCTTGGATACCGCCTCATGA
- the LOC106339955 gene encoding sigma factor binding protein 1, chloroplastic-like — MKSSSWTFLTTTSLDQKNPSPATPKQMKKRASRNKPIKVRYISNPMRVKTCASKFRELVQELTGQDAVDLELEPEFSPSAVSDHSPTPPPPETFAPHIPHQEPFDDLVAGYYEPLDGEEMFLSQMSRGFSGYFSNEFYNVNDYLGRIDSL, encoded by the coding sequence ATGAAGTCATCATCATGGACGTTTCTCACCACCACAAGCTTAGACCAGAAAAACCCATCTCCGGCTACACCAAAGCAAATGAAGAAGAGGGCTTCAAGGAACAAACCCATCAAAGTGCGTTACATATCAAACCCCATGAGAGTCAAAACTTGTGCGTCCAAGTTTAGAGAACTCGTACAAGAACTCACCGGCCAAGACGCCGTCGATCTTGAGCTTGAACCCGAGTTTTCCCCTTCCGCTGTATCCGACCACAGCCCTACTCCGCCGCCGCCGGAGACTTTTGCGCCACATATTCCTCATCAGGAGCCGTTCGATGATCTGGTAGCTGGCTACTATGAGCCGTTGGATGGGGAAGAGATGTTCTTGTCGCAGATGTCGAGAGGTTTTTCTGGATATTTCTCGAATGAGTTTTACAATGTGAATGACTACCTTGGAAGAATCGATTCTTTGTGA